One window of Eublepharis macularius isolate TG4126 chromosome 17, MPM_Emac_v1.0, whole genome shotgun sequence genomic DNA carries:
- the PSPH gene encoding phosphoserine phosphatase: protein MAQHRVQSGDLQNEVILLSHNRKVSKRMSSIMELKEIFHNADAVCFDVDSTVIREEGIDELAKFCGVGDAVAEMTRRAMGGSVTFKAALTARLGLIRPSYEQVQKLISEHPPQLTPGIRELVSRLHQRGVQVFLISGGFQSIVEHVAGQLHIPTANVFANRLKFYFNGEYAGFDEAQPTAESGGKGQVISYLKEQFQFKKVVMIGDGATDMEACPPADCFIGFGGNVVRKQVKEKAKWYITHFDELLKELEER from the exons ATGGCCCAACACAGGGTACAATCTGGCGATCTCCAAAACGAAGTGATCTTGCTTTCGCATAACAGGAAGGTGTCCAAAAGAATGTCCTCCATCATGGAGCTGAAGGAAATCTTCCACAATGCTGATGCGGTGTGCTTTGACGTGGACAGCACGGTCATCCGAGAGGAAGGCATTGATGAACTGGCCAAATTCTGCGGTGTTGGAGATGCGGTGGCGGAAAT GACGCGCAGAGCTATGGGCGGTTCAGTGACATTCAAGGCAGCTTTAACGGCACGGCTGGGCCTCATTCGCCCGTCCTATGAGCAGGTGCAGAAACTAATATCGGAGCATCCACCTCAGTTGACTCCAGGAATAAG GGAACTGGTCAGCCGACTCCATCAGCGAGGCGTCCAGGTCTTCCTAATCTCTGGAGGGTTCCAGAGCATCGTAGAACATGTTGCTGGGCAGCTGCACATTCCAACAGCCAATGTGTTCGCCAATCGGTTGAAGTTCTACTTTAATG GGGAATACGCAGGCTTTGATGAAGCACAGCCAACGGCTGAGTCAGGTGGCAAAGGACAAGTTATCAGCTACCTCAAGGAGCAGTTTCAGTTCAAGAAGGTGGTTATGATCGGAGATGGAGCGACGGACATGGAAGCTTGCCCACCTGCG GACTGTTTCATTGGATTTGGAGGCAACGTAGTGCGGAAACAAGTCAAAGAAAAAGCCAAATGGTACATCACTCACTTTGATGAGCTGCTGAAAGAACTGGAAGAGCGATAA